One segment of Paenibacillus rhizovicinus DNA contains the following:
- the araD gene encoding L-ribulose-5-phosphate 4-epimerase, producing MLKRLKQEVLEANLDLPKYGLVTFTWGNVSGIDRERGLVVIKPSGVPYDKLKLEDLVVVDLEGNKVEGELKPSSDTPTHLVLYRAFPQVGGIVHTHSPWATSWAQAGKPIPALGTTHADYFYGEIPVTRAMTTAEIENAYELETGKVIVETFKDKDPSRIPSVLVNSHAPFNWGKDPHEAVHNAVVLEEVAKMALHTFALNPNIGPMDQALLDKHFLRKHGASAYYGQN from the coding sequence TTGCTGAAGCGATTAAAGCAAGAGGTACTGGAAGCGAATCTGGATTTGCCCAAGTATGGTCTCGTTACATTCACGTGGGGCAATGTCAGCGGCATCGACAGGGAGAGAGGCCTTGTCGTCATCAAGCCAAGCGGCGTTCCGTACGACAAGCTGAAGCTGGAAGATCTCGTCGTCGTCGACCTTGAAGGGAACAAGGTCGAAGGGGAGCTGAAGCCGTCTTCGGACACGCCGACGCATCTCGTGCTGTATCGGGCCTTTCCGCAAGTCGGCGGCATCGTGCACACCCATTCGCCGTGGGCGACCAGCTGGGCGCAAGCGGGCAAGCCCATTCCGGCGCTTGGTACGACGCACGCGGATTATTTTTACGGGGAGATACCTGTTACCCGGGCAATGACGACCGCGGAAATCGAGAACGCCTACGAGTTGGAGACGGGCAAAGTCATCGTGGAGACGTTCAAAGATAAGGATCCGAGTCGGATTCCGAGCGTGCTCGTCAACAGCCATGCGCCGTTCAATTGGGGCAAAGACCCGCATGAAGCCGTGCATAACGCCGTCGTGCTGGAGGAGGTCGCCAAGATGGCGCTGCATACCTTTGCCCTGAATCCGAATATTGGGCCGATGGATCAAGCGCTGCTGGATAAGCATTTCTTGCGGAAGCACGGTGCAAGCGCTTACTACGGGCAGAACTAG
- the argC gene encoding N-acetyl-gamma-glutamyl-phosphate reductase, whose protein sequence is MKVFVDGQYGTTGLGIHERLNKRNDLDVLSISEGNKKDLGNRIKLMNEADIVFLCLPDEAAREAVSLITNPNTRVIDSSTAFRTHHDWTYGLPELSALQRKEIANAARVSVPGCHATAFVLMIHPLVQSGILPRHYPVSCHSLTGYSGGGKTLIEQYESGGISDPNSSLRHPQHYSLSLNHKHLPEMKKVTDLAFQPVFLPTVCNFYNGMVGTVPLVTRMLTDRPGLREIHAALADSYQGERFVSVLPFDAVRDISPGALDPTACNGTNGAEIFVMGNNDHVLLACRLDNLGKGSSGAAVQCMNIMLGLDEGAGLNS, encoded by the coding sequence TTGAAGGTATTTGTAGATGGTCAATACGGCACGACGGGACTAGGCATCCACGAAAGGCTTAACAAACGAAACGATCTGGACGTTTTATCGATTTCCGAGGGAAACAAGAAGGATTTGGGAAACCGGATCAAGTTAATGAATGAAGCGGATATCGTATTCCTGTGTCTGCCGGATGAGGCTGCACGAGAGGCCGTCTCGCTCATTACGAATCCTAATACCCGCGTTATCGACAGCAGTACGGCTTTTCGAACCCATCATGATTGGACCTACGGCTTGCCCGAATTATCGGCTTTACAAAGGAAGGAGATCGCCAACGCGGCCCGCGTATCGGTTCCCGGCTGCCATGCGACCGCTTTTGTCCTTATGATTCACCCCCTTGTCCAAAGCGGAATCCTCCCACGTCATTACCCGGTTTCTTGCCATTCGTTAACGGGTTACAGCGGCGGAGGCAAGACATTGATCGAACAATACGAATCAGGCGGCATCAGCGATCCAAACAGCAGCCTGAGGCACCCTCAGCACTACAGTTTAAGCCTGAATCATAAACATTTGCCCGAAATGAAGAAAGTAACGGATCTCGCGTTCCAGCCCGTATTCCTTCCGACGGTTTGCAATTTCTACAACGGGATGGTCGGGACGGTTCCCTTGGTTACTCGCATGCTGACCGATCGGCCTGGCTTGCGGGAAATCCATGCCGCGCTCGCAGACTCTTACCAGGGAGAAAGATTCGTAAGCGTCCTCCCGTTCGATGCAGTCAGGGACATCTCCCCAGGCGCGCTTGATCCGACAGCGTGCAACGGAACCAATGGTGCGGAAATTTTCGTTATGGGAAATAACGATCACGTGCTTCTCGCATGCCGATTAGACAATCTCGGGAAGGGTTCGTCGGGGGCAGCCGTTCAATGTATGAATATCATGCTGGGCCTTGACGAGGGGGCGGGACTTAACTCCTAA
- a CDS encoding lytic polysaccharide monooxygenase, with product MHGLRLSRPAPAKTALICFLVVFASVGMLFQAGRASAHGYVDGPASRSALCKSGVNQNCGSIIYEPQSLEAPKGFPAAGPADGQIASAGGKFPELDQQSASRWSKVNMSSGTNAFTWTFTANHSTTGWKYYITKQNWDPNSPLSRASFDLTPFCSINYNGAQPTTGHTDTCNVPARSGYQVILAVWEIADTANAFYNVIDANFSGTNPTDATAPTAPASLTASTVAATSASLTWGAATDNIGVTGYNVYNGSKLVATVTGTSYTVTGLTASTAYTFTVKAIDAAGNESGASNSLKFTTTAPPVVDTAAPTAPTGLHIMGTPTDSSMMLMWTASTDNVGVKDYQIYNGSTLVTTASAAATSYTVTGLAASKTYSFTVYAIDAAGNKSAGSTISGTTAAASAIAAWATNTYYARGTFVTYNGHTYKCLQAHTSIYTWTPTAAVSLWELQK from the coding sequence ATGCATGGTTTACGTTTATCAAGGCCCGCTCCCGCAAAAACCGCTCTGATTTGCTTCCTGGTCGTGTTCGCATCCGTCGGCATGCTGTTCCAAGCCGGAAGAGCATCGGCGCACGGTTACGTGGATGGCCCCGCAAGCCGTTCCGCGCTATGCAAGTCGGGCGTTAACCAAAACTGCGGTTCGATTATTTATGAGCCTCAAAGTTTGGAAGCTCCCAAAGGCTTCCCCGCTGCCGGACCTGCAGACGGCCAAATTGCCAGCGCTGGCGGCAAGTTCCCCGAGCTTGACCAGCAATCGGCTTCACGCTGGTCCAAAGTGAACATGTCCAGCGGCACCAACGCCTTTACTTGGACGTTTACGGCCAATCATTCCACGACAGGCTGGAAGTACTATATTACGAAACAAAATTGGGATCCAAACAGCCCGCTCAGCCGGGCCTCCTTCGACTTGACGCCATTTTGCTCCATCAACTATAACGGCGCGCAGCCGACAACCGGCCACACCGATACTTGCAACGTGCCTGCGCGCAGCGGCTATCAGGTTATCCTGGCCGTGTGGGAAATCGCGGATACGGCAAATGCGTTCTATAACGTCATCGACGCGAATTTCTCCGGTACGAATCCGACGGATGCGACTGCTCCGACCGCGCCGGCTTCCCTTACAGCGAGCACCGTTGCCGCAACGAGCGCGTCGTTAACATGGGGAGCAGCGACGGACAATATTGGCGTGACGGGCTACAACGTCTATAACGGCTCCAAGCTTGTCGCGACAGTTACCGGTACCAGCTATACCGTGACTGGACTTACGGCGAGCACCGCTTATACGTTTACAGTCAAAGCCATCGATGCAGCCGGCAACGAATCCGGCGCAAGCAACAGCCTCAAATTCACAACGACGGCTCCGCCGGTCGTCGATACCGCCGCGCCGACAGCGCCGACCGGCCTTCATATCATGGGGACGCCTACCGATTCCAGCATGATGCTGATGTGGACGGCGTCCACCGACAATGTCGGCGTGAAAGACTACCAGATCTATAACGGTTCGACCCTTGTTACCACTGCTTCCGCTGCGGCGACATCCTATACGGTAACCGGGCTTGCCGCAAGCAAGACGTATTCCTTTACCGTGTACGCAATCGACGCGGCAGGCAATAAGTCGGCCGGCAGCACGATCAGCGGCACTACGGCCGCGGCTTCGGCGATTGCCGCTTGGGCAACCAATACCTACTATGCGAGAGGCACATTCGTGACCTACAACGGGCATACGTATAAATGCCTGCAAGCCCACACGTCCATCTACACGTGGACGCCGACGGCTGCTGTCTCGCTGTGGGAGCTTCAGAAGTAA
- a CDS encoding xylulokinase — MTHNIIEDIQLGRTALGIELGSTRIKAVLLGADHSPIASGSHDWENSYVNQIWTYGIEEIWQGVQDSYRKMADDVKRQYGVSLQRIGAIGFSGMMHGYMVFGESGELLTPFRTWRNNITEQASAALSELFDFHIPQRWSIAHLYQAILNEEAHVGSIHSLTTVAGYIHWKLTGRKVLGVGEASGVFPIDIRTKDYNAVMVEQFNALIASGNLPWRLEDLLPSVLVAGESAGTLTEEGARLLDTTGELQAGIPFCPPEGDAGTGMVATNSVAVRTGNVSAGTSVFAMVVLEKELSKAYEEIDLVTTPKGDLVAMAHSNNCSSDLNEWVGLFGQFAAAMGMEADADRLYGTLYNLALQGDPDCGGLLAYGYLSGEHMTHFEEGRPLFVRSSESNFNLPNFMRVHLFTALGALKIGMDILLKEEAVKLDAILGHGGLFKTVGVGQKIMAGALDVPVAVMETAGEGGAWGIALLAAFMLNRKDGESLEDYLNGKVFADKAGVTVQPDPKDVEGFEAFMKRYMKGLAIERAAVESFH; from the coding sequence GTGACTCATAACATTATCGAAGATATTCAGCTTGGCAGAACCGCGCTCGGCATCGAGCTCGGATCGACGCGCATTAAGGCCGTGCTTCTTGGCGCCGATCATTCGCCGATCGCGTCCGGCAGCCACGACTGGGAGAACAGCTACGTGAACCAGATCTGGACGTACGGCATCGAGGAGATTTGGCAGGGCGTTCAGGACAGCTACCGGAAGATGGCGGATGACGTGAAACGGCAATATGGCGTAAGCCTGCAGCGGATCGGAGCGATCGGGTTCAGCGGCATGATGCACGGCTATATGGTTTTCGGCGAATCCGGCGAATTGCTGACCCCGTTCCGCACATGGCGCAACAACATTACCGAGCAAGCATCGGCGGCGCTGAGCGAGCTGTTCGACTTCCATATTCCGCAGCGCTGGAGCATCGCCCATCTCTATCAAGCGATTCTGAACGAGGAAGCGCATGTAGGCAGCATTCATTCCCTGACGACGGTTGCCGGGTACATCCATTGGAAGTTGACGGGGAGGAAGGTGCTGGGCGTCGGCGAAGCTTCCGGCGTATTCCCGATCGATATCCGTACGAAGGATTACAACGCCGTTATGGTCGAACAGTTCAATGCGCTGATTGCGTCCGGCAATCTGCCTTGGCGGCTCGAAGATCTCCTGCCGAGCGTACTGGTCGCGGGCGAAAGCGCCGGCACGCTCACGGAGGAAGGGGCTAGACTGCTGGATACGACAGGCGAGCTGCAAGCCGGCATCCCGTTCTGTCCGCCGGAAGGCGACGCCGGAACCGGCATGGTAGCTACCAACAGCGTAGCGGTGCGCACGGGTAACGTGTCCGCGGGCACCTCCGTATTCGCCATGGTCGTGTTGGAGAAGGAATTGTCCAAAGCCTACGAGGAGATCGATCTGGTCACTACGCCCAAAGGCGATCTCGTCGCCATGGCGCACTCCAATAACTGCTCCTCCGATCTCAACGAATGGGTGGGCTTGTTCGGCCAATTCGCCGCCGCGATGGGGATGGAGGCCGATGCCGATCGATTGTACGGCACGCTGTACAACCTCGCGCTGCAAGGCGATCCGGATTGCGGCGGACTGCTTGCTTACGGCTATCTCTCGGGCGAGCACATGACGCATTTCGAAGAAGGCCGGCCCTTGTTCGTCCGTTCCTCGGAAAGCAATTTCAACCTGCCGAACTTCATGCGCGTACATCTGTTTACGGCACTCGGAGCCTTGAAGATCGGCATGGATATTCTGCTCAAGGAGGAAGCGGTGAAGCTGGACGCCATCCTGGGTCACGGCGGCCTCTTCAAAACCGTCGGCGTGGGCCAGAAGATCATGGCCGGCGCGCTCGATGTGCCGGTTGCCGTCATGGAAACGGCAGGCGAGGGCGGAGCCTGGGGGATTGCGCTGTTAGCCGCGTTCATGCTGAACCGGAAGGACGGCGAATCGCTGGAGGATTACTTGAACGGTAAAGTGTTCGCGGATAAAGCGGGCGTGACCGTCCAGCCCGATCCGAAGGACGTCGAAGGATTCGAGGCGTTTATGAAGCGTTATATGAAGGGGCTCGCCATCGAGAGAGCCGCAGTGGAATCGTTCCATTAA
- a CDS encoding ABC transporter permease, whose amino-acid sequence MNSGFWTVVGFTAKNKMRGKAFLVTTLIIAVIMSIGINLPYIISHFSGEGKTTAVGYLDSTADEAKSEMFTSTKIAAMLNKYYEAQEKPELKLVPIAEAGSAEENEKALKRAVADDVVNGYIEFTPDPASGFPAVTYKSESLMESKVSQSLKTALQAVKMDGVINNGGLSNELKALLTKPIELNTVQISSSGGAGTGAIGGQGKSTEQQGMDMATVYVIIFMLFMAIMISGQMIASEITAEKSSRVMEILITSVAPLKAMFGKILGMFLVVLTQLAVYVIVIVINMTLPQNADKLNEFGISLDKIDPVLLVYAILFFLTGFFLFATLFAAVGSIVSRTEDLGQAVLPITMLSLAGFYICMFGGLNSPGSMLMKVSSFIPFFAPYAMVVRLGLSDPPLWQVWLSIAILLVTILVCGWLSAKIYRAGVLMYGKKPSMKEVMKAMRYR is encoded by the coding sequence ATGAATAGCGGATTCTGGACGGTAGTCGGCTTCACGGCGAAGAATAAAATGCGCGGCAAAGCTTTTCTCGTCACCACCCTCATCATCGCGGTCATCATGAGCATCGGCATCAATTTGCCGTATATCATCTCGCATTTCAGCGGCGAGGGCAAGACGACGGCGGTCGGGTATCTGGACAGCACGGCGGATGAAGCGAAGTCGGAGATGTTCACTTCCACGAAAATCGCCGCCATGCTGAACAAGTATTACGAGGCGCAGGAGAAGCCGGAGCTGAAGCTCGTGCCGATCGCGGAGGCGGGTTCCGCGGAGGAGAACGAGAAAGCGCTGAAACGCGCGGTTGCCGACGACGTGGTCAATGGCTATATCGAATTCACGCCGGACCCGGCGAGCGGGTTCCCGGCCGTCACGTACAAATCGGAGAGCCTGATGGAATCGAAGGTATCGCAGTCCTTGAAGACGGCGCTGCAGGCGGTCAAGATGGACGGCGTCATCAATAACGGAGGGCTCAGCAACGAGTTGAAGGCGCTGCTGACGAAACCCATCGAGCTTAATACCGTTCAAATTTCGTCAAGCGGCGGCGCAGGCACGGGCGCTATCGGCGGCCAAGGCAAATCGACGGAGCAGCAGGGCATGGACATGGCGACGGTGTACGTCATTATCTTCATGCTGTTCATGGCGATCATGATCAGCGGCCAAATGATCGCGAGCGAAATCACCGCGGAGAAGAGCTCCCGCGTCATGGAAATTCTCATTACGAGCGTCGCGCCGCTGAAGGCGATGTTCGGCAAGATCCTCGGCATGTTCCTCGTCGTGCTGACGCAGCTGGCGGTCTACGTCATCGTCATCGTGATCAACATGACGCTGCCGCAGAATGCCGACAAGCTGAACGAATTCGGCATTTCGCTGGATAAAATCGATCCGGTCCTGCTGGTCTATGCGATTCTGTTCTTCTTGACGGGTTTCTTCCTGTTCGCGACGCTGTTCGCGGCCGTCGGCTCGATCGTCAGCCGCACGGAGGATCTCGGCCAGGCGGTGCTGCCGATCACGATGCTGTCGCTTGCCGGCTTCTACATCTGCATGTTCGGCGGCCTCAACAGCCCGGGCTCGATGCTGATGAAAGTATCGTCGTTCATCCCGTTCTTCGCGCCTTACGCGATGGTCGTGCGGCTCGGCCTGTCCGACCCGCCGCTCTGGCAGGTATGGCTGTCGATCGCGATTCTGCTCGTCACGATCCTCGTCTGCGGCTGGCTGTCCGCGAAGATCTACCGCGCCGGCGTGCTGATGTACGGCAAGAAGCCTTCGATGAAGGAAGTCATGAAGGCGATGCGTTACCGGTAA
- a CDS encoding ABC transporter ATP-binding protein has protein sequence MTEAAVAIERLIQRRAHFELGPVNLTIPKGCVTAIVGPNGSGKSSLFRLMLGLAMPDEGSVRMFGEQVDGAGDAVAYKSRIGYVPEQAIDIEEHLSGDEKAAFTRPWYPGWDVNFYRELLRRFEVDPGMKFRKMSKGMRRKFDLSLAMAHHPELLLLDEPSSGLDPIAWKTMIDTLHRYMEPGDRTIVMASHIVDEVRRLADYIVFIIQGKVLGIYEKDALLESWQTLYVDAGGKTILWKTMPGFRSCDRAGGTTYKIVTEKAGEAEQWLAAHGAALISKQKLELDEILLELR, from the coding sequence ATGACGGAAGCGGCTGTTGCCATCGAAAGACTGATTCAGCGCAGGGCGCATTTCGAGCTGGGGCCGGTGAATCTGACGATCCCGAAGGGCTGCGTGACGGCGATCGTCGGACCGAACGGCTCCGGCAAGAGCTCGCTGTTTCGGCTCATGCTGGGACTGGCGATGCCGGACGAAGGCAGCGTGCGAATGTTTGGGGAGCAGGTAGACGGCGCTGGCGACGCCGTTGCCTACAAATCGCGCATCGGCTACGTTCCCGAGCAGGCGATCGATATCGAGGAGCATCTCAGCGGGGATGAGAAGGCGGCGTTCACGCGCCCGTGGTACCCGGGCTGGGACGTGAACTTTTACAGGGAGCTGCTGCGGCGGTTCGAGGTCGATCCCGGCATGAAGTTTCGCAAGATGTCCAAGGGGATGCGGCGCAAGTTCGACCTGTCTCTGGCGATGGCGCATCATCCGGAACTGCTGCTGCTCGATGAACCGTCCTCGGGACTCGACCCGATTGCCTGGAAAACGATGATCGATACGCTTCACCGGTATATGGAACCTGGTGACCGGACCATCGTGATGGCTTCTCATATCGTGGACGAGGTGCGGCGGCTGGCGGACTATATCGTGTTCATCATTCAGGGGAAAGTGCTGGGGATTTACGAGAAGGACGCGCTGCTGGAGTCCTGGCAGACGCTGTATGTCGACGCCGGCGGCAAGACGATACTATGGAAGACGATGCCCGGCTTCCGCAGCTGCGACCGCGCAGGCGGCACGACGTATAAGATCGTGACGGAGAAAGCGGGCGAGGCGGAACAGTGGCTGGCCGCGCACGGCGCCGCATTGATCAGCAAGCAGAAGCTGGAGCTGGACGAGATCCTGTTGGAATTGCGCTAG
- a CDS encoding ABC transporter ATP-binding protein translates to MNALSLEKVFKQYGDKTAVNGISFDVAQGEIYGLLGGNGAGKTTTMRMVLGLIYPDSGQIRYEGKVYSKEQLRSLGYLPEERGLYPKVKVGDQILYLAQLRGMSRKDADRNLKRWLERFGVPEYYGKKVEELSKGNQQKIQFIASVIHNPRIVIMDEAFSGLDPVNVELLKSTVKELRDAGSSILFSTHRMEHVEELCRNITILHRSNPVLQGNLKAIKKQFPRERVILATDGDVSGLEAIGGVMSVNRHEYGYELTINDEAAGRPILELAMTQTGVQRFEIMEPTLNEIFIKTVGENHE, encoded by the coding sequence ATGAATGCTTTATCGCTGGAGAAGGTTTTCAAGCAGTATGGGGACAAAACAGCCGTGAACGGCATCAGCTTCGACGTTGCGCAAGGCGAAATCTACGGCCTGCTCGGCGGGAACGGCGCAGGCAAGACGACGACGATGCGGATGGTGCTCGGCCTGATCTACCCGGATTCCGGGCAGATCCGCTACGAAGGCAAAGTGTACAGCAAGGAGCAGCTGCGCAGTCTCGGCTATCTGCCGGAGGAGCGCGGCCTCTATCCGAAGGTGAAGGTCGGCGACCAAATCCTATACCTTGCGCAGCTGCGCGGCATGTCGCGCAAGGATGCCGACCGGAACTTGAAGCGCTGGCTGGAGCGGTTCGGCGTGCCGGAGTATTACGGCAAGAAGGTCGAGGAGCTGTCCAAGGGCAATCAGCAGAAGATCCAGTTCATCGCGTCGGTCATCCACAATCCGCGGATCGTCATCATGGACGAAGCGTTCAGCGGGCTGGATCCCGTCAACGTCGAGCTGTTGAAATCGACGGTCAAGGAGCTGCGCGATGCCGGATCTTCGATTCTGTTCTCCACGCACCGCATGGAGCATGTCGAGGAATTATGCCGCAATATTACGATTCTGCACCGTTCCAATCCCGTGCTGCAAGGGAATTTGAAGGCGATCAAGAAGCAGTTTCCGCGAGAGCGCGTGATTCTGGCGACGGACGGCGACGTGTCCGGCCTGGAAGCGATCGGAGGCGTCATGAGCGTGAACCGGCATGAATACGGCTACGAATTAACGATCAACGACGAGGCCGCGGGCCGGCCGATTCTGGAGCTGGCGATGACGCAAACCGGCGTGCAGCGCTTCGAAATCATGGAACCGACGCTCAACGAAATCTTTATCAAGACGGTAGGTGAGAATCATGAATAG
- a CDS encoding GntR family transcriptional regulator: protein MKEKALPKYAQLKKEILAWLDLGKLQPNDQMPSENEIAEQFGLSRQTVRQTLGELETEGRLYRMQGKGTFVAEPRGSEQRAEVQTIGLVTTYISDYIFPHIVRGAEAAIRARGYSLLLSSTDNDKGKERESLSILTGQPLSGLIIEPTKSAEGNPNLDYFLALNNRRIPYVMINAKYPEISSPSLVIDDEAGGAAAAEYLLGLGHRRIAGFFKTDDQQGVLRLKGFLRAHQSAGQALHPDFVIAYRTEEKAKKPAAAAEQLLGRPEEERPTAFVCYNDELALQLLEVVRKLGLSVPNDVSLVGFDDSPLATATEVKLTSLSHPKEEMGAAAAQMLFELIASGGASVPASKIYKPELVVRASVRQL, encoded by the coding sequence ATGAAAGAAAAGGCGCTGCCCAAATACGCGCAGCTGAAAAAAGAAATATTGGCTTGGCTGGATCTGGGCAAGCTTCAGCCCAATGATCAGATGCCGTCCGAGAACGAGATTGCCGAGCAGTTCGGACTGAGCCGGCAAACGGTTCGGCAAACGCTGGGCGAGCTGGAGACGGAAGGCAGGCTGTACCGCATGCAGGGGAAAGGGACCTTCGTCGCCGAACCGCGGGGAAGCGAGCAGCGCGCCGAGGTGCAGACGATCGGCCTGGTCACGACTTATATTTCCGATTATATTTTTCCGCATATCGTTCGGGGCGCCGAGGCAGCGATTCGCGCCAGGGGCTACAGCTTGCTGCTGTCGAGCACGGACAACGATAAGGGCAAGGAGCGGGAAAGCCTCTCGATCCTGACCGGCCAGCCGCTCAGCGGTTTGATTATCGAGCCGACGAAGAGCGCGGAAGGCAACCCAAACCTCGACTACTTCCTGGCGCTCAACAACCGGCGCATCCCGTACGTCATGATCAATGCGAAATATCCGGAAATCAGCAGCCCATCCCTGGTCATTGACGACGAAGCGGGAGGCGCCGCGGCTGCGGAGTATCTGCTTGGGCTCGGACATCGCCGCATCGCGGGCTTCTTCAAAACGGATGACCAGCAAGGGGTGCTCCGCCTGAAAGGCTTCCTGCGGGCGCATCAGAGCGCAGGCCAAGCGCTTCACCCGGACTTCGTCATTGCCTATCGCACCGAAGAGAAGGCGAAGAAGCCGGCTGCGGCGGCCGAACAACTGCTGGGACGTCCCGAAGAGGAGCGCCCGACGGCGTTCGTCTGTTACAATGACGAGCTTGCCCTGCAGCTGCTGGAAGTCGTGCGCAAGCTCGGATTGTCCGTTCCGAACGACGTATCGCTCGTGGGCTTCGACGATTCTCCGCTGGCGACGGCTACGGAAGTCAAGCTGACGTCGCTGTCGCATCCGAAGGAGGAGATGGGCGCGGCTGCGGCGCAGATGCTGTTCGAGCTCATCGCAAGCGGCGGGGCGTCCGTCCCGGCCTCCAAGATCTATAAGCCCGAGCTGGTCGTCCGGGCATCTGTTCGGCAGCTCTAG
- a CDS encoding DUF6999 family protein, whose protein sequence is MSKADYFNQMPHDKQDPNPFLAIYLDQSIPFNEEAKASYLKDCASKSRQFLLPVLRPIARLLIILFQIYKIILPKAFTSSKMLHRVLYWGMKTFVSPDANYMILRHFYLGSEILQFIRDNIPGVQVELNPLKPLNLEPVKDDLFLMHDINLYNFVIHLNTQIREKNIEVTKQERLNFDAVTSSSIPIEKLPDRWTNFLDLTTAIECFTPVYQLFLTDNDFWRATNSLQLDETIGILASKVIGSNDRLALINNKHPMVPLSTLRAGFRLVLHGLATEQLHALLVELKNKQAAS, encoded by the coding sequence ATGAGCAAAGCCGATTATTTCAATCAGATGCCGCATGATAAGCAGGACCCTAATCCGTTCCTTGCCATCTATCTGGATCAGAGCATTCCATTCAACGAAGAAGCGAAGGCCTCATATTTGAAAGACTGCGCGAGTAAATCCAGACAGTTTCTGCTGCCGGTTCTCAGGCCGATTGCCCGGCTGCTGATCATACTCTTCCAAATCTACAAAATCATACTCCCGAAAGCCTTCACTTCATCTAAAATGCTGCATCGTGTTTTGTACTGGGGGATGAAAACCTTCGTAAGTCCAGACGCCAATTATATGATTCTTCGGCATTTTTATCTGGGGTCTGAAATACTGCAATTTATCCGCGATAACATTCCGGGCGTTCAAGTCGAGCTGAATCCGCTGAAACCGTTAAATCTGGAACCGGTGAAGGACGATTTGTTTCTCATGCATGATATCAATTTGTATAATTTCGTTATCCATTTGAATACGCAGATCCGCGAGAAGAACATCGAGGTGACCAAGCAGGAGCGGCTTAACTTCGATGCCGTTACTTCAAGCTCCATTCCGATCGAGAAGCTGCCTGATCGCTGGACCAATTTTCTCGATCTGACGACGGCGATCGAATGCTTCACCCCGGTCTATCAGCTATTTCTGACCGACAATGACTTCTGGAGGGCCACGAATTCCTTGCAGCTCGACGAAACGATCGGCATTCTGGCCTCCAAAGTGATCGGCAGCAATGACAGGCTGGCCTTGATCAATAATAAGCATCCGATGGTCCCGCTTTCCACGCTTCGGGCCGGATTCCGACTCGTGCTTCACGGACTCGCGACGGAACAGCTCCATGCTTTGTTGGTGGAGTTGAAAAACAAACAGGCTGCTTCATGA
- a CDS encoding GntR family transcriptional regulator: MWIPIQLNEHSPEPLYHQIEVQLRAFIVSGQMPEGTLLPSIRELAQLTKCSVITVRRVYQDLENEGLLRTRQGTGTFVAKVDDQLRSNQRRSAVIEAIESAADAGIRVHFTDEEILQMLREVLARKRAAADGEAEQARQADRGGGAT; the protein is encoded by the coding sequence GTGTGGATTCCCATACAACTGAACGAACATAGCCCCGAGCCGCTGTACCATCAAATCGAAGTCCAGCTCCGTGCGTTCATCGTAAGCGGGCAAATGCCCGAAGGTACGCTGCTGCCCTCCATTCGCGAGCTGGCGCAGCTGACGAAGTGCAGTGTCATTACCGTTCGCCGGGTTTACCAGGACTTGGAGAACGAAGGACTGCTCCGCACCCGTCAAGGTACGGGCACGTTCGTTGCCAAGGTGGACGATCAGCTGCGGAGCAATCAGCGCCGCAGCGCGGTCATCGAGGCGATCGAGTCGGCGGCGGACGCGGGAATCCGGGTTCATTTTACCGATGAGGAGATCCTTCAGATGCTGCGGGAGGTGCTTGCCCGGAAACGGGCGGCGGCGGACGGTGAGGCAGAGCAAGCAAGGCAAGCGGATAGAGGAGGGGGAGCGACATGA